From Curtobacterium sp. SGAir0471, the proteins below share one genomic window:
- a CDS encoding response regulator, with product MATPEEPIRLALVDDHRMLLGALTEWIRSAADDITLVAAVTTWPELLTSPAFPVDVVLLDLDLKDSIPVSLKISTLKTAGVKTVVMSTYSEPNVVREALASGALGYLVKSEDANMIVEAIRAAQRGEQYVSAELDLAINSGDVGGVPKLSAQERRVMALYGGGEPVKSVAYQLGISEETAKSYLKRIREKYRVAGFDVGTKVALRKRAITDGIIVQDGSPVGL from the coding sequence ATGGCGACTCCAGAGGAACCGATCCGACTCGCACTGGTCGACGACCACCGGATGCTCCTCGGGGCGCTGACGGAGTGGATCCGCAGCGCCGCCGACGACATCACGCTCGTCGCCGCCGTCACGACCTGGCCGGAGCTCCTCACGAGCCCGGCGTTCCCGGTCGACGTCGTGCTGCTCGATCTGGACCTCAAGGACTCCATCCCGGTCTCGCTGAAGATCTCGACGCTCAAGACCGCCGGCGTGAAGACCGTCGTGATGAGCACCTACTCGGAGCCGAACGTCGTCCGCGAGGCCCTCGCTTCCGGTGCCCTCGGCTACCTCGTGAAGAGCGAGGACGCGAACATGATCGTCGAGGCGATCCGTGCGGCGCAGCGCGGTGAGCAGTACGTCTCCGCCGAGCTCGACCTGGCCATCAACAGCGGCGACGTCGGCGGCGTGCCGAAGCTCAGCGCGCAGGAGCGCCGCGTGATGGCGCTGTACGGCGGTGGCGAGCCGGTGAAGAGCGTCGCGTACCAGCTCGGCATCTCCGAGGAGACGGCGAAGAGCTACCTCAAGCGCATCCGCGAGAAGTACCGTGTGGCGGGCTTCGACGTCGGCACGAAGGTCGCGCTGCGGAAGCGCGCGATCACCGACGGCATCATCGTGCAGGACGGCAGCCCGGTCGGGCTCTGA
- a CDS encoding hemolysin family protein, translating to MSPLDVVMLVGGILLTLGTGVFVASEFALVNLDRAEVEARRDRGESGLAPVIGALKVTSTHLSSAQLGITLTTLLTGYLLEPSIATLLEAPFLAMQLPEAVVETVGSIVALVIATLLSMILGELVPKNFALALPLQTAKLVVPIQVAFTTVFKPAVAVLNGTANAVLRSMGIEPQEELSGARSAEELSSLLRRSASEGSLEQDTATLLQRTIAFSELSASDVMTPRPRLSTIRVSESADDVIALARRTGFSRFPVIEEDADDVVGIVHVKQAVAVPREKRPEVPVGALMTEAERVPETMPGDTLLAEVRSRGYQMVIVVDEYGGTAGVVTLEDLVEEIVGEVSDEHDRARIDVVRSRGWLTFPGLLRPDELEDRAGVTVPEDGPYETVGGFIMSSLGRLPVVGDEVALDDGVFRVERLDGRRVDRVRWTPNHPDPVPTSGSSTTGSTATGRATSGTTAAAQRPATGIIIPATKEGSR from the coding sequence ATGAGTCCCCTCGACGTCGTCATGCTGGTCGGCGGCATCCTGCTGACCCTCGGTACCGGTGTCTTCGTCGCCTCCGAGTTCGCGCTCGTCAACCTCGACCGCGCCGAGGTCGAGGCCCGGCGCGACCGCGGCGAGTCCGGCCTGGCACCCGTCATCGGCGCGCTCAAGGTCACGTCGACGCACCTGTCGAGCGCCCAGCTCGGCATCACGCTCACGACGCTGCTCACGGGCTACCTGCTCGAGCCGTCGATCGCAACCCTGCTCGAGGCGCCGTTCCTCGCGATGCAGCTGCCCGAGGCGGTCGTCGAGACCGTCGGCTCGATCGTCGCGCTCGTCATCGCGACGCTGCTGTCGATGATCCTCGGCGAGCTCGTCCCGAAGAACTTCGCGCTCGCGCTCCCGCTGCAGACCGCGAAGCTCGTCGTGCCGATCCAGGTCGCCTTCACGACGGTCTTCAAGCCCGCGGTCGCCGTGCTGAACGGCACCGCGAACGCCGTCCTCCGTTCGATGGGCATCGAGCCCCAGGAGGAGCTGTCGGGTGCCCGGAGCGCCGAGGAACTCAGTTCCCTGCTCCGCCGCTCGGCGTCCGAGGGCTCGCTCGAGCAGGACACCGCGACGCTGCTCCAGCGCACCATCGCCTTCTCGGAGCTCAGCGCGAGCGACGTGATGACGCCCCGACCGCGCCTGTCGACCATCCGCGTCTCGGAGTCCGCCGACGACGTCATCGCGCTCGCCCGTCGCACCGGCTTCAGCCGCTTCCCCGTCATCGAGGAGGACGCGGACGACGTCGTCGGCATCGTGCACGTCAAGCAGGCCGTCGCGGTCCCGCGCGAGAAGCGCCCCGAGGTGCCCGTCGGCGCCCTGATGACCGAGGCCGAGCGCGTGCCGGAGACCATGCCCGGCGACACCCTGCTGGCCGAGGTCCGGAGCCGCGGCTACCAGATGGTCATCGTCGTCGACGAGTACGGCGGGACCGCCGGTGTCGTCACGCTCGAGGACCTCGTCGAGGAGATCGTCGGCGAGGTGTCCGACGAGCACGACCGGGCACGGATCGACGTCGTGCGCTCCCGCGGCTGGCTGACCTTCCCCGGTCTCCTCCGTCCCGACGAGCTCGAGGACCGGGCCGGCGTGACGGTCCCCGAGGACGGCCCGTACGAGACCGTCGGCGGGTTCATCATGTCCTCGCTCGGGCGCCTGCCCGTGGTCGGTGACGAGGTCGCGCTCGACGACGGCGTCTTCCGCGTCGAGCGGCTGGACGGCCGCCGGGTCGACCGCGTCCGCTGGACCCCGAACCACCCCGACCCCGTCCCGACGTCGGGGAGCAGCACGACCGGCAGCACCGCGACCGGCAGGGCCACGTCCGGCACCACCGCCGCCGCGCAGCGCCCGGCCACCGGGATCATCATCCCCGCCACGAAGGAGGGCTCCCGATGA
- a CDS encoding hemolysin family protein, producing the protein MVVLAAGESASSSSDWWGIFWLVVLLLGNAYFVAAEFAVISARRSQIEPRAEAGSKAAQMTLAAMEHATRMLATTQLGITVCSLLILNVSEPAIHHLLEVPLGLTGWSVEVIGTVAFVFTLLLVSFLHVVFGEMVPKNISFSMPDRAALLLVPTLWYIGHALHWVIVGLNETANAVLRLFKVEPKDEAVSAFTVEEVQTIVEQSRREGTLTDDGKLAMAFEFTEKKVKDVAVPMSDLVTLPEDATPEDVERAVAQRGFSRYVLVGDDGDPTGYVHVKDVIDLRPDEFDVPVPPKRIRQLISLYTDMDLEDALATMRAAGRHVARAFDAEGRTTGVLFLEDILEELVGEVEDATRRR; encoded by the coding sequence ATGGTCGTCCTCGCCGCCGGTGAGTCCGCGTCGAGCAGCTCCGACTGGTGGGGCATCTTCTGGCTCGTCGTCCTGCTGCTCGGCAACGCCTACTTCGTCGCCGCCGAGTTCGCCGTCATCTCCGCCCGCCGCTCGCAGATCGAACCGCGAGCCGAGGCCGGCTCCAAGGCCGCCCAGATGACGCTCGCCGCGATGGAGCACGCCACGCGCATGCTCGCGACCACGCAGCTCGGCATCACGGTGTGCTCGCTCCTCATCCTCAACGTATCCGAGCCGGCGATCCACCACCTGCTCGAGGTACCGCTCGGGCTGACCGGCTGGAGCGTCGAGGTGATCGGAACCGTGGCCTTCGTGTTCACGCTGCTGCTCGTCTCCTTCCTGCACGTGGTGTTCGGCGAGATGGTGCCGAAGAACATCTCGTTCTCGATGCCCGACCGCGCCGCGCTGCTGCTCGTCCCGACGCTCTGGTACATCGGCCACGCCCTGCACTGGGTGATCGTCGGCCTGAACGAGACCGCGAACGCCGTGCTCCGGTTGTTCAAGGTGGAGCCGAAGGACGAGGCCGTCAGCGCGTTCACCGTGGAAGAGGTCCAGACCATCGTCGAGCAGTCCCGCCGCGAGGGCACCCTGACCGACGACGGCAAGCTCGCGATGGCGTTCGAGTTCACGGAGAAGAAGGTCAAGGACGTCGCCGTGCCGATGTCCGACCTGGTCACGCTCCCCGAGGACGCCACCCCCGAGGACGTCGAGCGTGCGGTCGCCCAGCGCGGCTTCTCGCGGTACGTGCTCGTCGGCGACGACGGCGACCCGACGGGCTACGTGCACGTGAAGGACGTCATCGACCTGCGCCCGGACGAGTTCGACGTGCCGGTGCCCCCGAAGCGGATCCGGCAGCTCATCTCGCTGTACACCGACATGGACCTCGAGGACGCCCTCGCGACCATGCGTGCCGCCGGCCGCCACGTGGCACGGGCGTTCGACGCCGAGGGGCGGACGACCGGCGTGCTGTTCCTCGAGGACATCCTCGAGGAACTCGTCGGCGAGGTCGAGGACGCGACCCGGCGGCGGTAG
- a CDS encoding NADH:flavin oxidoreductase/NADH oxidase, whose product MTHALFDPITVRDLTVRNRLWVSPMCQYSVEQQDGVPTQWHLVHLGGFAKGGAGAVVVEAAGVVPEGRISPQDVGLWNDEQRDAFRPIVDFLHTQGAAAGIQLAHAGRKASTYRPWSETSGSVPESEGGWATVAPSAVAFDGYAEPRELETEDIRVVALAFAAAARRAVEAGFDLVELHAAHGYLLHQFLSPLSNHRTDTYGGSLENRARALLETIDAVRAEVGEGFPVVVRFSATDWVDGGLTVEDTVQVARWAAEHGADLADVSTGGNVAKAPIPVGPGYQVPFAERVKRDAGIGTIAVGMISTAFQAEQVVATGQADVVMVGREFLRDPAFALRAAAELGVRLDYEPQQYHRARVSA is encoded by the coding sequence GTGACGCACGCCCTGTTCGACCCGATCACCGTCCGCGACCTGACCGTCCGCAACCGGCTCTGGGTCTCCCCGATGTGCCAGTACTCGGTCGAGCAGCAGGACGGCGTCCCGACGCAGTGGCACCTCGTGCACCTCGGCGGCTTCGCCAAGGGCGGCGCGGGAGCCGTCGTCGTCGAGGCGGCCGGCGTCGTCCCAGAGGGCCGGATCAGCCCGCAGGACGTCGGACTGTGGAACGACGAGCAGCGCGACGCCTTCCGCCCGATCGTCGACTTCCTGCACACGCAGGGCGCCGCAGCGGGCATCCAGCTCGCCCACGCCGGTCGCAAGGCCTCGACGTACCGTCCCTGGTCCGAGACCTCGGGCAGCGTGCCGGAGTCCGAGGGCGGCTGGGCGACGGTCGCCCCGTCGGCGGTCGCCTTCGACGGCTACGCGGAGCCGCGCGAGCTCGAGACAGAGGACATCCGTGTCGTCGCGCTCGCCTTCGCGGCTGCCGCCCGACGCGCGGTCGAGGCCGGCTTCGACCTGGTCGAGCTGCACGCGGCGCACGGCTACCTGCTGCACCAGTTCCTCTCGCCGCTGAGCAACCACCGTACGGACACGTACGGCGGGTCGCTCGAGAACCGTGCCCGGGCGCTGCTCGAGACTATCGACGCCGTCCGCGCCGAGGTCGGCGAGGGCTTCCCCGTGGTCGTCCGCTTCTCCGCCACCGACTGGGTCGATGGCGGGCTCACCGTCGAGGACACCGTGCAGGTCGCCCGCTGGGCCGCCGAGCACGGCGCCGACCTGGCCGACGTCTCAACCGGTGGCAACGTCGCGAAGGCGCCGATCCCGGTCGGTCCCGGCTACCAGGTCCCCTTCGCCGAGCGGGTGAAGCGCGACGCCGGCATCGGCACGATCGCAGTCGGCATGATCTCCACCGCGTTCCAGGCCGAGCAGGTCGTCGCCACCGGCCAGGCGGACGTCGTGATGGTCGGGCGCGAGTTCCTCCGCGACCCCGCCTTCGCCCTGCGGGCGGCCGCCGAGCTCGGCGTGCGCCTCGACTACGAGCCGCAGCAGTACCACCGCGCGCGCGTCTCGGCGTAG
- a CDS encoding HAD family hydrolase → MSLFLPGRVVVFDYGEVISRTPHGAWDTLVAMTGVPADELLPVYQELRHDLDRGDLTVLEYWRAIAARTGRSWSVADVHRFWAVDFTGWFEVDPETLAIVEELHDAGTRLALLSNAGRDFGDPYRWSPMGSMFETVVVSAEEHVLKPDASVYRTTCERLGITPGQMVFVDNRAENAAGADAIGAVGHHFTSPAGLRAFLQDLAARTTEGAPA, encoded by the coding sequence ATGAGCCTGTTCCTGCCCGGTCGCGTGGTGGTCTTCGACTACGGCGAGGTGATCAGCCGGACGCCGCACGGCGCGTGGGACACCCTCGTCGCGATGACCGGCGTACCCGCGGACGAGCTGCTGCCGGTCTACCAGGAGCTCCGGCACGACCTCGACCGCGGTGACCTCACGGTGCTCGAGTACTGGCGCGCGATCGCCGCCAGGACCGGACGGAGCTGGAGCGTCGCGGACGTCCACCGGTTCTGGGCGGTGGACTTCACCGGCTGGTTCGAGGTCGACCCCGAGACCTTGGCGATCGTCGAGGAGCTGCACGACGCCGGCACACGCCTCGCCCTGCTCTCAAACGCCGGACGCGACTTCGGCGACCCGTACCGGTGGTCCCCGATGGGGTCGATGTTCGAGACGGTCGTGGTGAGCGCGGAGGAGCACGTCCTCAAGCCCGACGCATCCGTCTACCGCACGACGTGCGAGCGCCTGGGAATCACGCCCGGGCAGATGGTGTTCGTGGACAACAGGGCCGAGAACGCCGCCGGCGCAGACGCGATCGGGGCGGTCGGTCACCACTTCACGTCGCCGGCCGGACTGCGGGCCTTCCTGCAGGACCTGGCGGCACGGACCACCGAAGGAGCACCCGCGTGA
- a CDS encoding glycosyltransferase 87 family protein gives MQQRFRWVEGVSLAVVFVLVHAVLWWLATTAPNQPLGDVTITYRRWIEVGRIDHSWVGVDTDWVYPVFALVPMAAAALGGTAAIATGWLALMVLLDAVACAFLWRFRAFGVRVVWWWLVFLLALGPIALGRIDTVATALALVGVAFVVTRPAVASALFTAAAWTKVWPAALVGVLVLLRRGHRGAVVTGALVVTGLIVLVDVLYGGASHLLSFVGEQSDRALQIEAPLATPFMWAAALGVPGAAVYYDREILTFEVSGAGTHAAAALSTPLMALLVVGGVVLALLAVRRGARRTEVAPVLAMLFVATLIAVNKVGSPQYVGWYAVPVVWGLVAGYPSARRFLPVAIGLLPLALLTQVIYPGFYDQLLVVRPWMVSVLTVRNVLEVAVLVWAVVVLVGLVRRSSAPAPGGPAVRPSAARPAAGPAARSAARPSASTVEPPVHRGVDRGRMDA, from the coding sequence GTGCAGCAGCGGTTCCGGTGGGTCGAGGGCGTCTCGCTCGCCGTGGTGTTCGTGCTCGTCCACGCCGTGCTGTGGTGGCTCGCGACGACCGCGCCGAACCAGCCGCTGGGCGACGTCACCATCACCTACCGGCGGTGGATCGAGGTCGGGCGGATCGACCACTCGTGGGTCGGCGTCGACACCGACTGGGTGTACCCGGTGTTCGCCCTCGTGCCGATGGCCGCGGCGGCGCTCGGTGGTACGGCCGCGATCGCGACGGGCTGGCTCGCCCTCATGGTGCTGCTCGATGCGGTCGCCTGCGCCTTCCTCTGGCGGTTCCGCGCGTTCGGCGTGCGGGTCGTCTGGTGGTGGCTCGTGTTCCTGCTCGCGCTCGGCCCGATCGCGCTCGGACGGATCGACACCGTGGCCACCGCGCTCGCCCTGGTCGGTGTCGCCTTCGTCGTGACCCGCCCTGCGGTCGCGTCGGCGCTCTTCACTGCTGCGGCGTGGACCAAGGTGTGGCCGGCTGCGCTCGTCGGCGTCCTCGTACTGCTGCGTCGGGGACACCGGGGTGCGGTCGTGACCGGGGCCCTCGTCGTGACCGGGCTGATCGTGCTCGTCGACGTGCTCTACGGGGGAGCGTCGCACCTGCTGTCCTTCGTGGGCGAGCAGAGCGACCGGGCACTGCAGATCGAGGCGCCGCTCGCGACGCCCTTCATGTGGGCTGCGGCGCTCGGCGTGCCCGGGGCGGCGGTGTACTACGACCGCGAGATCCTGACGTTCGAGGTGTCCGGCGCGGGCACCCACGCTGCCGCGGCCCTGTCGACGCCGCTGATGGCGCTGCTCGTGGTCGGCGGCGTGGTCCTCGCGCTGCTCGCGGTGCGGCGTGGCGCCCGACGGACCGAGGTCGCGCCGGTCCTCGCGATGCTGTTCGTCGCGACGCTCATCGCGGTGAACAAGGTCGGGTCACCGCAGTACGTCGGGTGGTACGCGGTCCCCGTCGTGTGGGGGCTCGTCGCCGGGTACCCGAGCGCACGGCGCTTCCTGCCGGTCGCGATCGGGCTGCTGCCCCTGGCCCTGCTGACACAGGTCATCTACCCGGGGTTCTACGACCAGCTGCTCGTGGTGCGCCCGTGGATGGTGTCCGTGCTCACGGTGCGGAACGTGCTCGAGGTCGCCGTGCTCGTGTGGGCGGTCGTCGTGCTGGTGGGGCTCGTCCGGCGGTCGTCGGCCCCGGCGCCCGGCGGTCCGGCGGTGCGGCCGTCGGCTGCGCGTCCGGCTGCAGGTCCGGCTGCGCGTTCTGCTGCGCGTCCGTCGGCGTCGACGGTCGAGCCGCCGGTGCACAGGGGAGTCGACCGGGGCAGGATGGACGCATGA
- a CDS encoding thiamine-binding protein, with protein sequence MIVAFSVAPSGGPSASSDGSVHDAVAAAVRVVRESGLPNRTSSMFTEIEGEWDEVMDVVKRATEAVGAYGTRVSLVLKADIRPGHTGEIDGKLERLAAALGD encoded by the coding sequence ATGATCGTCGCGTTCTCCGTCGCTCCGTCCGGTGGTCCCTCGGCATCGTCGGACGGGTCCGTGCACGACGCGGTCGCCGCAGCGGTGCGGGTCGTCCGCGAGTCCGGGCTGCCGAACCGCACCTCGTCGATGTTCACCGAGATCGAGGGGGAGTGGGACGAGGTCATGGACGTCGTCAAGCGCGCGACCGAAGCCGTCGGCGCCTACGGCACGCGGGTGTCGCTCGTGCTCAAGGCCGACATCCGCCCCGGGCACACCGGGGAGATCGACGGGAAGCTCGAGCGGCTCGCGGCGGCACTCGGCGACTAG
- a CDS encoding YceI family protein, with amino-acid sequence MSSDPRQRPTIRKPLVWAGIVLLVAVLAVVGVAVGTNVYTSGENAKASATPSVAASRAPSTLDTADLAGDWTVGGDSEAGYRVHEVLNGSDVTVTGRTDSVTDSARVEGTSITEATVTVQVADIATDSAQRDSYFRDSALDVSAFPQATFTLTAPIADAVPSGSGTTEVRADGELTLHGVTKPVRADLQIGLDGDGVAISGTVPITFSDFGVQAPDLGFVKVDDAGAVEFLVHATPAS; translated from the coding sequence GTGAGCTCCGACCCCCGCCAGCGCCCCACCATCCGCAAGCCCCTCGTCTGGGCGGGGATCGTCCTGCTCGTCGCGGTCCTCGCCGTCGTCGGTGTCGCCGTCGGCACGAACGTCTACACGTCGGGCGAGAACGCCAAGGCCTCGGCGACGCCCTCCGTCGCCGCGAGTCGCGCTCCGTCGACGCTCGACACGGCCGACCTGGCCGGCGACTGGACCGTCGGCGGGGACTCCGAGGCCGGCTACCGCGTCCACGAGGTCCTCAACGGCTCCGACGTCACCGTGACCGGCCGGACCGACAGCGTCACCGACTCCGCTCGGGTCGAGGGCACGTCGATCACCGAGGCAACCGTCACGGTGCAGGTCGCCGACATCGCCACCGACTCGGCGCAGCGCGACTCGTACTTCCGCGACTCCGCCCTCGACGTCTCGGCCTTCCCGCAGGCGACGTTCACCCTGACCGCCCCGATCGCCGACGCCGTGCCGAGCGGGTCCGGCACGACCGAGGTCCGCGCCGACGGCGAACTCACGCTGCACGGCGTCACGAAGCCGGTCCGGGCGGACCTGCAGATCGGGCTCGACGGCGACGGCGTCGCGATCTCCGGCACGGTCCCGATCACGTTCTCGGACTTCGGGGTGCAGGCCCCCGACCTCGGCTTCGTCAAGGTCGACGACGCAGGCGCCGTCGAGTTCCTGGTGCACGCGACCCCCGCGTCCTGA
- a CDS encoding MFS transporter has product MTLTTPTQRAFALIALALGGFAIGSTEFVAMGLLPNIAEALLPAQYAADPAAGVAHAGWLVSAYALGVVVGAPTIAAISATFPRKGLILVLLVGFVVATVASAVLPNFGLVLVARFVAGLPHGAYFGIASIVAGEIMGPGKRGKGIAMVMLGLSIANVVGVPAITWIGQNAGWRIAYGVVSLLFALTFLAVAAFVPRSAADEHATIGRELRAFRSPQLWIVMGLGAVGFGGFFAVYSYISPLVQNVTGLPESAVPLVLVVVGLGMVVGGVLGGHLADHSVKRTIYIGMLALIGALLVTVFTAQWVWGVFLGAFLLGATSSAIPPAVQSRLMDVAGDARTIAAALNHSAFNIGNSLGAALGGAVIAAGFGFLAPAWLGIVLALLGLLVTMVSYGVERRTDRRAAMRSPSSSPSTGPITAPVPTV; this is encoded by the coding sequence ATGACGCTCACCACGCCGACGCAGCGCGCGTTCGCCCTCATCGCCCTCGCCCTCGGTGGCTTCGCCATCGGGTCCACCGAGTTCGTCGCGATGGGGTTGCTGCCGAACATCGCCGAAGCGCTGCTGCCCGCGCAGTACGCGGCCGATCCCGCCGCCGGGGTCGCGCACGCCGGTTGGCTCGTCAGCGCCTACGCCCTCGGCGTGGTGGTCGGTGCGCCGACGATCGCGGCGATCTCCGCCACGTTCCCGCGCAAGGGTCTGATCCTCGTGCTGCTCGTCGGCTTCGTGGTCGCCACGGTCGCGAGCGCGGTCCTGCCGAACTTCGGGCTCGTGCTCGTCGCGCGCTTCGTCGCCGGTCTGCCCCACGGTGCCTACTTCGGCATCGCCTCCATCGTCGCCGGCGAGATCATGGGCCCGGGCAAGCGTGGCAAGGGCATCGCGATGGTGATGCTCGGCCTGTCGATCGCCAACGTGGTCGGCGTGCCCGCGATCACCTGGATCGGGCAGAACGCCGGCTGGCGCATCGCCTACGGCGTGGTCTCGCTGCTGTTCGCCCTGACCTTCCTGGCCGTTGCAGCGTTCGTCCCACGCAGCGCCGCCGACGAGCACGCGACCATCGGCCGTGAGCTCCGGGCGTTCCGGTCGCCGCAGCTCTGGATCGTGATGGGCCTCGGGGCCGTGGGCTTCGGCGGGTTCTTCGCCGTCTACTCGTACATCTCGCCGCTCGTGCAGAACGTCACCGGGCTGCCCGAGTCCGCCGTGCCGCTCGTGCTCGTGGTCGTCGGTCTCGGCATGGTCGTCGGTGGGGTGCTCGGCGGGCACCTGGCCGACCACAGCGTCAAGCGCACGATCTACATCGGGATGCTCGCGCTCATCGGGGCGCTCCTCGTGACGGTCTTCACGGCGCAGTGGGTCTGGGGCGTGTTCCTCGGTGCGTTCCTGCTCGGCGCGACCTCGTCGGCGATCCCGCCGGCGGTCCAGTCGCGCCTCATGGACGTCGCCGGCGACGCCCGGACGATCGCCGCAGCCCTGAACCACTCGGCGTTCAACATCGGCAACTCGCTCGGCGCAGCACTCGGCGGGGCGGTCATCGCCGCCGGCTTCGGGTTCCTCGCCCCGGCGTGGCTCGGCATCGTCCTCGCACTTCTCGGCCTGCTCGTGACGATGGTCAGCTACGGCGTCGAGCGGCGGACGGACCGTCGCGCCGCGATGCGGTCGCCGTCGTCGTCGCCGTCGACCGGACCGATCACGGCACCGGTGCCGACGGTCTGA
- a CDS encoding ADP-dependent NAD(P)H-hydrate dehydratase, with translation MNDFVPFAPTDAAAWTTAPHGESTKYRRGVLGVATGSDRYPGAAVMGVDAAVHSGVGMVRYVGPARATDHVLTRRPEVVSGVGRVQAWLVGSGISADSLGALDPATADAFGHASDDGVPVVVDAGAIPLVDLGPLAVLTPHAGELAPVLETSRETVERDPAVAALRAAERTRSVVLLKGSDTHVATPDGSVRLVASSATPWLAAAGAGDVLGGVLGALVATRQGAAEASGASLTPSDLAHLAATAAVVHGVAAQRASRGGPFTMTALIEQLGGVMRDLVVDGDAQG, from the coding sequence GTGAACGACTTCGTCCCCTTCGCCCCGACCGACGCCGCCGCCTGGACCACCGCTCCGCACGGCGAGTCGACCAAGTACCGCCGGGGTGTGCTCGGCGTCGCGACGGGCTCCGACCGGTACCCGGGAGCGGCCGTGATGGGCGTCGACGCCGCAGTGCACAGCGGTGTCGGCATGGTCCGCTACGTCGGTCCGGCGCGGGCGACCGACCACGTGCTCACCCGGCGCCCCGAGGTCGTCTCGGGCGTCGGACGCGTGCAGGCCTGGCTCGTCGGCTCCGGCATCTCCGCCGACTCCCTCGGTGCGCTCGACCCCGCGACCGCGGACGCGTTCGGGCACGCGTCGGACGACGGTGTGCCGGTCGTGGTGGACGCCGGGGCGATCCCGCTCGTCGACCTCGGCCCGCTCGCGGTGCTGACGCCGCACGCGGGGGAACTCGCGCCGGTGCTCGAGACCTCGCGCGAGACCGTCGAACGAGACCCGGCCGTGGCTGCGCTGCGTGCCGCGGAGCGAACCAGGAGCGTGGTGCTGCTCAAGGGGTCGGACACGCACGTGGCGACGCCCGACGGGTCGGTGCGGCTCGTGGCGTCGTCGGCGACCCCGTGGCTCGCGGCCGCCGGTGCCGGCGACGTGCTCGGTGGGGTGCTCGGCGCGCTGGTCGCCACCAGGCAGGGCGCTGCCGAGGCCTCCGGCGCGTCGCTGACGCCGTCGGACCTCGCCCACCTGGCGGCGACGGCGGCGGTGGTGCACGGTGTCGCGGCGCAGCGGGCGTCGCGGGGTGGTCCGTTCACGATGACGGCGCTGATCGAGCAGCTGGGCGGCGTGATGCGAGACCTCGTCGTCGACGGCGACGCGCAGGGGTAG